Proteins encoded by one window of Vitis vinifera cultivar Pinot Noir 40024 chromosome 10, ASM3070453v1:
- the LOC104878572 gene encoding pumilio homology domain family member 4-like: MEGSMQKTPSSSSSSSVSGCSSSSYCCSMSGSRNTVNAVLLAGFRELFNRTEDQSGDDSASSSQNQPVLPTGLEQSAVPDAQFSTSFSPNNIWAWPGLRNEGSYPGPNGQSFVTGNPDSSAAPATTNWGNQSEARTDTGSSQDNVLPQSLMMVHHNLNPTLPREDSPPDPHPPETGTDYSAQIQSMQPCQIIEMALNFSGSFLLRSALAEKKPESKSTIFEGLIAHIVTLAVHPSGCNVFIRLTEACDANQLSQILSKLILPPSTIIRVSHDPIGSKSIQRLIQVLRRSPLVVPVVTALAAGFYELMKDQQGAMVISRCLALLSSEQNEELYRAAILPCVALATHAKGCIALNSFINNVIGPYRDLLLHKITDNTVFLSQDPRGYQPRFLILCTCHSDFMKTWLLNSSSFQELCCPAHP, translated from the exons ATGGAAGGATCCATGCAAAAAactccatcttcttcttcttcttcttctgtgaGCGGTTGCTCTTCTTCAAGTTATTGCTGCAGCATGAGCGGTTCAAGGAATACTGTGAACGCAGTACTTTTGGCTGGTTTCCGAGAACTTTTCAATAGAACTGAAGATCAGAGTGGTGACGACTCTGCAAGTTCGTCTCAGAATCAACCAGTGCTCCCAACTGGATTGGAGCAGTCTGCAGTGCCTGACGCGCAATTCTCCACATCATTCAGTCCAAATAATATATGGGCATGGCCTGGTTTAAGGAATGAAG GAAGTTATCCGGGGCCAAACGGACAAAGCTTTGTTACTGGAAATCCTGATTCTTCTGCAGCACCAGCCACCACTAATTGGGGGAATCAGTCTGAAGCAAGGACTGACACGGGTAGTAGCCAAGACAATGTACTACCACAGTCTTTGATGATGGTTCACCATAACTTGAACCCTACTCTACCACGTGAAGACTCTCCGCCTGACCCTCATCCCCCAGAAACTGGAACGGATTATTCTGCACAGATTCAGTCGATGCAACCTTGTCAAATAATTGAAATGGCTCTGAACTTCTCTGGTTCATTCTTATTGCGCAGTGCCTTAGCGGAGAAGAAGCCAGAGTCTAAAAGTACTATTTTTGAAGGGCTTATTGCACACATTGTTACTCTGGCGGTTCACCCATCTGGATGTAATGTATTTATAAGGCTAACTGAAGCATGCGATGCCAACCAGTTAAGCCAAATTCTAAGCAAGTTGATTCTGCCACCGTCAACAATTATTAGAGTATCACACGACCCAATTGG CTCAAAATCGATTCAGAGGCTAATCCAGGTGCTAAGGAGATCACCCTTGGTTGTCCCTGTGGTGACAGCTCTAGCTGCTGGATTCTACGAACTGATGAAAGATCAACAAGGAGCCATGGTAATCTCCCGGTGTTTAGCCCTACTAAGCAGTGAACAGAATGAG GAATTATATAGAGCAGCAATACTCCCCTGTGTGGCATTGGCCACGCATGCAAAAGGATGTATAGCATTGAATAGTTTCATCAACAACGTAATAGGTCCATACAGAGACCTTCTCCTGCATAAAATCACAGACAACACGGTGTTTCTCTCACAAGACCCAAGAGGGTACCAACCACGTTTCCTAATTCTATGTACATGTCATTCTGATTTTATGAAGACTTGGTTGCTGAATTCATCTTCTTTTCAGGAACTTTGTTGTCCAGCACATCCTTGA